The segment GCCGCCACCTGCTGCTGCGTTTCGTCGCCCGGTGCGCGGTACGGCCCGTCGGCTTGCGCCTCGGGCAGCGGCAGTGCGCGGCGGTCGACCTTGCCGCTGGGGCTCAGGGGCATCTGCTCCAGGCGCAGCAGACGCGCCGGCACCATGTACCCCGGCAACGTGGCGGCGACCCAGGCCTTGAGCGCGGCATCCTCGACCGGCGCTGCCAGCACCAGGTAAGCGACCAGTTGTGTACCGCCGGCGGCCTCATGCACCTGTACCAGCGCCTCGCGCACCTGGGCATGCTCGCGCAGGCGCGCCTCGATCTCCGCAGGCTCCACCCGGAAGCCGCGAATCTTCACCTGCTCGTCACCACGGCCGAGGAACCACAAGGCCTGCTCGCCATCGCGCCAGGCCAGGTCGCCGGTGCGGTAGCGGCGGCTGCCCGGCGCGCCGTCCGGATCGGGCACGAAGCGCTCGGCGGTAAGCCCCGGCCGACCCTGGTAGCCACGGGCGAGCAGCTCGCCACCGATGCACACTTCACCCGCGCCATGGCGGGCTGCCGCAGCCCCCTGGCCATCGTCCAGGTACAGCGCACGGCCCGCCAGGGCCTGGCCGATCGGCAACACCGCCGGCACCGCCTGCGGGTTGGCCAGCCACGGCGTGCAGTCCTGCAGCGTAGCGGTGACGGTGGCCTCGGTCGGGCCATAGGCATTGAGCAAGGTCACCGTGCGACCCAGCGCACGCGCCCAGTCCTGCACGGCGCTACCCGGCATCGCCTCGCCCCCGCACAGCACCAGGCGCAGGCTCGCCAGGGCATGCGGCCCGCTGTCGGCGAGGTCACGGGCGATAGTCGCCCAGTACGCGGTGCTCAGGTCGGCCACGGTGATGCCCTGGGTATCGACCGCGTCGCGGAACTGGCTGCTGCTCCACACCGACTGGCCGCGCATGACCAGTGTGGCCCCCACCGCCAGGGTGGCGAACAGCTGCTCGACGAAGGGATCGAAGTTGAAGGTGGCGAACTGCAACACCTTGTCGCTTGCCACCAGTTCCAAGGCCTGGATTGCCGCCTCGGTGTGCCGGGCCAGCGCCCGGTGGGTCAAGGCCACACCCTTGGGCCGACCGGTGGAACCGGAGGTGAAGATCACATAGGCCAGGCTGTCCACCAGGCCCGACCAGGCCGGGTCGTTATCCTGCCCGACCAGCTGGGCCAGAGGCTGATCCAGCGCCAGGGTGGCCACCCCAGCGTCGGCGTGAGCGCGCAGCAGCGCGGCCTCGCCGAGCAGCAGGCTGATACCGCTGTCCTCGACCATGGCCTGCAGGCGCTCCTGAGGGTAGTCCGGGTCCAGCGGCACATAACCGGCACCGGCCTTGAGCACGGCCAGGACCGCCACCGGCAGCTCGACGCTGCGGCCCATGCAGATCCCCACCAGGTGCTCAGGGCCTACGCCGCGCCCGCGCAAGGCATGGGCGAGGCGATTGGCGCGCCGGTTCAGCTCGGCGTAGCTCAGTTGCTGCCCGTCGCACACCACCGCGCAAGCCTGGGGCTGCAGCAGCGCCTGGGCCTGCAGCCGCAGGTGCACCGGCACCAGGGCGGCGCAGTCGTCCACCCGGGCGCGCTCATGGCGCAGCCGTGCCTCGTTCTGAGCCTGGCCCAGCACTGGCAGTTCGGCGACCGCACTGTCGGCTGCCGTCGGCATGGCCAGCAGCAGATTGCACAGCTGTTCGGCCAGGCCCTCGACCACTGCCACAGGCAGCAGCGCCAGGTCATGGCTCATTTGCAGCTGCAGGGTCTGGCCAACGCCAGCGGCGATGGTCAGCGGGTAGCTGGTGCGCTCGTGCTGGTGAACCGTACCGAAGCTCAAGGCACCACCGCCTTCCTGCAAGGCCTCGGCCATGGGGAAGTTCTCGAATACCAGGATATGGTCGAACAACGCCTCACCGCCCTGTCCCACCCAGCGCTGGATGTCGTACAACGGCGTGTGCTCGTGTTCACGCATGGCCAGGTTGCCAGCCTGCAAGCTGCGCAGCCATTCGCCCAGCGGCTGCGCTGGCGAAGGGCTGGCAAGCATCGGCAGGGTATTGATGAACAGCCCGATCTGCTGCTCGATCCCCGGCAACTGCGCCGGGCGCCCGGATACGGTGACACCGAAGCACACCGCCTGCTGCCCGGCCAGGCGCTGCAACAGCAACGCCCAGGCGCCCTGCACCAAGGTATTGAGGGTGACCCGCTGGCTACGGGCGAAGACTTCCAGACGCTGGGTCTGGACCACGTCCAGGGTACGGTCGACGTTGCCCATGCCGTGCTCGGCGCCGCCCGTGCCGGGCAGGCAATCGAGCAAGCGGGTCGGGGCCGGCAGCGGCGCCAACTGCTCGCGCCAGAAGGCTTCGCTGGCGGTCGCATCCTGCGCCTGCAGCCAGCGGATGTACTCGCGCAGCGGTTGCGGCGCCTGGGCAGGCGCGCCGCCGTGGTAGCGCTGCATCACCTCGCCCATCACCTGGGCACTGCTCCAACCGTCCATGAGGATATGGTGATGGGTGTACAGCATCACATGTCGGTCCTGCGCCACCTGCACCAGGCACACCCGCAGCAACGGCGCGCGCGTCAGGTCGAACGGCGTGCTGCGCTGCTCGGCGCACAGCGCCTGCAACGCCGCCGGCAGGTCGGTACGGCCGCGCCAGTCCAGCTCCACCAGGGGTGACGGCACCTGGCGCCGGACCACCTGCAACGGCTGGGCCTGGTCATCCCCCCAGAGGAACCCGCTGCGCAGGATATCGTGGGCCTGCACGGTCTGCTCCCAGGCTGCCCGCAGGCGCGCCGGATCCAGCCCGCCGATCTCCACGTGCAACTGGTTGATATAGGCACCCGCTTCGGCCTGGTACAGCGAATGGAACAGCATGCCTTGTTGCATCGGTGACAGCGGATACAGGTCGGCCACCTCCCGCGCCACCAACCCCAGGCCGTCCAGCCCGGCCTGGTCGAGCCCGGCCAGGGGCACATCCGAAGGGGTCAGCGCGCCGGCCGCCGGGTCCAGGCAGTGCTCCACCAGCAGTGCCAGTTCCTCGGCATAGGCATCGGCCAGACGCTGAATGTCGTCTTGCAGGAACATCTGCCCGCTGAAGCTCCACTCCAACGCCAGTACGCCCTGGTACACCTGGCCACTGATGGTCAGCCAATTGCCCAGCAAGGCCTCGGGGCTGCGCTCGGCGCCCTTGCCCTCGGCCGCCGGGCGCAACAGCGCCTGCTCGTTGAAGGTGCCATCTACCTGCCCCAGGTAGTTGAAGGTGATGCGCGGCACCGGCAAGCCCTGCAGGCGCGCGCGGTCCTGGGCGGTGCCCAGGTACTTGAGGGCAGCGAAGCCCAGCCCGCGGTCGGGTACCGCCCGCAGTTGCTCCTTGACCTGCATGATCGTCGCCGCAGGGCTTGCAGCCGGCTGCAGGCGCACCGGGAACAGGCTGGTGAACCAGCCCAGGGTGCGCGAGAGGTCCAGGTCGGCGCACAGCTCTTCACGGCCATGCCCCTCCAACTGCACGCTGACGGATGACTCCCCGACCCAGCGGCACAGCACCCGGGCCAGGCCTGCCAAGAGCAAGTCGTTGACCTGGGTGCGGTAGGCTGCGGCAGCGCCTTGCAGCAGGCGCGCGGTCAGCCCGGCATCCAGTCGCGTGACCGCCACCTGGCGGTCGGCACTGCGCGCCGGGCCCTGGCTGCGCATCTGCGGCAGCACGCGGTCCGAGGTCGGCAACTGCGCCTCCCAGTACTCCAGCGTGGCGCGCTGTGGCGCAGCCTGGGCCCAGTCAGCCAGCACCTGGCCCCAACGCTGCACCGAGCTGCTGCGCGCTGGCAAGCGCGGGGCGCTGCCGGCAACCAGGGCGTCATGGCAGGCCTGCAGGTCTTCCAGCAGGATGCGCCAGGAGACGCCATCCACCACCAGATGGTGGGCGCTCAGCAGCAGCCGCTGGCTGCCATCGGGCAAGGTCGCCAACACTGCGCGCAGCACCTCGCCACGCGCCAGGTCGAAGCTGCGCTGGGCTTGCTCGAGCAGCTGCGCCAGCTCATCGAGGCTGGAGCAATGGCGCTGCCACAGCAGCCCGGCCGGGGGCGTGACAGCAGCAGGAATGTGCGCCTGCCAGCCCTGCGGCCCCTGGCTGAAGCAACTGCGCAGCACATCGTGGTGGCGCCACAACTGCACCAGCGCCTGCTCCAGCACAGCACCGTCCAGCGCCTGGCGTGGCTGCAACAGCAGTGACTGATTCCAGTGGTGGCGCTCGACCGGATCGGCGGCAAAGAACGCCTGCTGAATCGGCAACAGCAGACACGGGCCTTCGGCGGCCGGCTGCTCGGCCACGATCGGTGCCTGGTCGAACCCGGCGTGGGCGGCCAGGCTGCGCACGCTCTGGTGTTCGAACACATCCCGCGCGCTGAAGGTGATACCCGCGGCGCGGGCACGGCTGACCAGCTGGATGGCGACGATGGAGTCGCCACCGAGCTCGAAGAAGTTGTCGTCCAGGCCAACCTGTGGGCTACGCAGCACCTCGAGCCACAACGCGGCAATACGCTGCTGGCGGGCATCACCCTGGGTGGCGGGCTGGCGGGAAGGGGCCGCCGG is part of the Pseudomonas fakonensis genome and harbors:
- a CDS encoding non-ribosomal peptide synthetase, yielding MTQLADRMQALARRFAALAFDERRALQGRMREQGLAFELLPIPPREEASLPVQASFSQQRLWSLWQLDPQSTAYNQPALLSVSGALDIQRLAQSLQALVQRHEALRTNFRQDERQVLQVIHAGREVSLEQLDLRASSQAEREQVAAELAARPFDLEHDLLLRASLLHTGEQQWTLVFCTHHIVTDAWSMPILIEEVLRHYREQTPAAELPIQYADHARWQRLWLEAGEAERQLGYWRERLGVAEDSLELPADHPRPARRSGRGARLAIELPAGQGAAVRQLAAVHGCTPFMVLLATLQVLLMRYGAGEAVRVGTPVANRTRAEVEGLIGFFVNTQVLQVELDGRHSFSQVLAQVRQRVLEAQANQDLPFEHLVDALQPQRSLDRTPLFQVLFNHQVAAGQGNRWQLPGVELAPLQVGAESARFDLTLSTEEQGDQLQASLLYATDLFEARTIERLGQHWAQLLDAALAEPGRAIESLPIGAAPQASQADTQVSGPWLHQRFAAQAAQHPQRIALVEGARSLTYAELDARANRLARRLQASGVAPGEAVALSAERRLETLVGLLAVLKAGACYVALDPQYPRPRLEQMLADSGACRVLAPGDQAERFAGLPGVTVHLLDDASQPGDGPCEAPSAPVVGAELAYVIFTSGSTGKPKAVGISHAALANYLDGIEQRLPLAQVQSMALVSTLAADLGHTVLFGALAAGRTLHLIDADTAVDGEAFAAYMQLHQVDALKIVPSHLGALLGSDNAGVLPRRCLVLGGEASPPALLQRIRAQAPDCALVNHYGPTETTVGVFTCLLEQLDTAAPLGAPLPNLRAQVLDGALQQAALGSQGELYLGGAGLARGYLGQPGLTAERFVPDPFGNGQRLYRTGDRVRYRADDQLQYLGRADQQLKIRGYRVEPGEIEQQLLAHADVAECVVAGVPGANGTQLAAYVVAADGATLDADTLKAHLRERLSAHQVPAHVLALAALPLTANGKLDRRALPLPAAPSRQPATQGDARQQRIAALWLEVLRSPQVGLDDNFFELGGDSIVAIQLVSRARAAGITFSARDVFEHQSVRSLAAHAGFDQAPIVAEQPAAEGPCLLLPIQQAFFAADPVERHHWNQSLLLQPRQALDGAVLEQALVQLWRHHDVLRSCFSQGPQGWQAHIPAAVTPPAGLLWQRHCSSLDELAQLLEQAQRSFDLARGEVLRAVLATLPDGSQRLLLSAHHLVVDGVSWRILLEDLQACHDALVAGSAPRLPARSSSVQRWGQVLADWAQAAPQRATLEYWEAQLPTSDRVLPQMRSQGPARSADRQVAVTRLDAGLTARLLQGAAAAYRTQVNDLLLAGLARVLCRWVGESSVSVQLEGHGREELCADLDLSRTLGWFTSLFPVRLQPAASPAATIMQVKEQLRAVPDRGLGFAALKYLGTAQDRARLQGLPVPRITFNYLGQVDGTFNEQALLRPAAEGKGAERSPEALLGNWLTISGQVYQGVLALEWSFSGQMFLQDDIQRLADAYAEELALLVEHCLDPAAGALTPSDVPLAGLDQAGLDGLGLVAREVADLYPLSPMQQGMLFHSLYQAEAGAYINQLHVEIGGLDPARLRAAWEQTVQAHDILRSGFLWGDDQAQPLQVVRRQVPSPLVELDWRGRTDLPAALQALCAEQRSTPFDLTRAPLLRVCLVQVAQDRHVMLYTHHHILMDGWSSAQVMGEVMQRYHGGAPAQAPQPLREYIRWLQAQDATASEAFWREQLAPLPAPTRLLDCLPGTGGAEHGMGNVDRTLDVVQTQRLEVFARSQRVTLNTLVQGAWALLLQRLAGQQAVCFGVTVSGRPAQLPGIEQQIGLFINTLPMLASPSPAQPLGEWLRSLQAGNLAMREHEHTPLYDIQRWVGQGGEALFDHILVFENFPMAEALQEGGGALSFGTVHQHERTSYPLTIAAGVGQTLQLQMSHDLALLPVAVVEGLAEQLCNLLLAMPTAADSAVAELPVLGQAQNEARLRHERARVDDCAALVPVHLRLQAQALLQPQACAVVCDGQQLSYAELNRRANRLAHALRGRGVGPEHLVGICMGRSVELPVAVLAVLKAGAGYVPLDPDYPQERLQAMVEDSGISLLLGEAALLRAHADAGVATLALDQPLAQLVGQDNDPAWSGLVDSLAYVIFTSGSTGRPKGVALTHRALARHTEAAIQALELVASDKVLQFATFNFDPFVEQLFATLAVGATLVMRGQSVWSSSQFRDAVDTQGITVADLSTAYWATIARDLADSGPHALASLRLVLCGGEAMPGSAVQDWARALGRTVTLLNAYGPTEATVTATLQDCTPWLANPQAVPAVLPIGQALAGRALYLDDGQGAAAARHGAGEVCIGGELLARGYQGRPGLTAERFVPDPDGAPGSRRYRTGDLAWRDGEQALWFLGRGDEQVKIRGFRVEPAEIEARLREHAQVREALVQVHEAAGGTQLVAYLVLAAPVEDAALKAWVAATLPGYMVPARLLRLEQMPLSPSGKVDRRALPLPEAQADGPYRAPGDETQQQVAAIWQQVLQLERVGLDDNFFELGGHSLLATQVIVRLRGQLGVEVSLENLFMASNLEAFCAHVRGLRDVAQPVEDELAKSLEALKRLSSAELEKLIS